From one Leptospira stimsonii genomic stretch:
- a CDS encoding thymidine phosphorylase family protein yields MQQRTETLYLKNLGIDTNQEYVVFLRRDCPACKSEGFVALNRIEVTVGNKTIIASLNIIENKILQKGEVGLSESAWKAVKAKEGDEVRLAHLQPVQSMHDVRSKMYENRLNEAAFHRIIQDIKDEKYSNIEIASFITACSGDHLNLEEIKSLTKAMINAGSILKWNSRVVVDKHCVGGLPGNRTTPIVVSIVAAAGLTIPKTSSRAITSPAGTADTMETVTTVNLTLNKMKSVVEQEGGCIAWGGSIGLSPADDILIRVERALEVDSVGQMIASVLSKKAAAGSTHVVIDIPVGKTAKIRTEEDAEKLKYYFTVVGKSVGLKVRVIISDGSQPIGRGIGPSLEIQDCISVLKNETEAPQDLKERALFMAGSILEFSDLFKRQNGLQLAREILESGKAWNKFEAICNAQGEFKQPKKAEFHIEVRSERAGVISEIDNRRIAKIARLAGAPSSPSAGVHFLSPIGKKVENGELLYTIHAESSGELEYAADYLKTQKDIITIL; encoded by the coding sequence ATGCAACAAAGGACTGAAACTCTTTATCTCAAAAATTTAGGAATAGATACAAATCAGGAATATGTCGTCTTTTTAAGAAGAGATTGTCCGGCTTGTAAATCGGAAGGTTTTGTCGCTCTCAATCGTATCGAAGTTACGGTCGGAAACAAAACGATCATCGCCTCTTTAAATATCATCGAAAATAAGATTCTCCAAAAAGGGGAAGTCGGACTTTCGGAAAGCGCTTGGAAAGCGGTCAAAGCGAAAGAAGGAGACGAAGTGCGACTCGCACATTTACAACCGGTTCAATCGATGCACGACGTTCGCTCCAAGATGTACGAGAATCGTTTGAACGAAGCGGCGTTTCACAGAATCATTCAGGATATTAAGGATGAAAAATATTCGAATATCGAAATCGCTTCGTTTATAACGGCCTGTTCCGGAGATCATCTGAATCTCGAAGAAATCAAATCTCTCACTAAAGCGATGATTAACGCCGGCTCCATTCTGAAATGGAATAGCAGAGTGGTGGTCGACAAACACTGCGTAGGCGGCCTTCCCGGTAACAGGACGACGCCGATCGTTGTTTCGATTGTCGCCGCGGCGGGACTTACGATCCCAAAAACTTCTTCCAGGGCGATTACTTCCCCTGCCGGGACGGCGGATACAATGGAAACGGTGACGACGGTAAATCTTACTTTGAACAAGATGAAATCCGTAGTCGAACAGGAAGGAGGATGTATCGCTTGGGGAGGATCGATCGGTTTAAGTCCCGCAGACGATATTCTCATTCGTGTGGAACGCGCGTTGGAGGTTGATAGCGTCGGACAAATGATTGCTTCCGTTCTTTCCAAAAAGGCGGCGGCCGGATCGACGCACGTCGTGATCGACATCCCCGTTGGAAAAACGGCGAAGATCCGTACAGAAGAAGATGCTGAAAAATTAAAATACTATTTCACTGTTGTCGGCAAGTCGGTCGGGTTAAAAGTAAGAGTGATTATATCCGACGGATCTCAACCGATCGGAAGGGGAATCGGTCCTTCACTCGAAATCCAAGATTGTATTTCCGTTCTCAAAAATGAAACAGAAGCTCCTCAAGATTTAAAAGAAAGAGCTCTTTTTATGGCAGGATCTATATTAGAATTTTCTGATTTATTTAAAAGACAAAACGGACTTCAACTCGCAAGGGAAATTTTAGAATCCGGTAAAGCTTGGAACAAGTTCGAAGCGATTTGTAACGCGCAGGGCGAGTTCAAACAACCTAAGAAAGCGGAGTTTCATATAGAAGTTCGCTCTGAGAGGGCCGGCGTGATAAGCGAAATTGACAATCGAAGAATCGCCAAAATTGCGAGACTCGCGGGTGCTCCGAGTTCCCCTTCGGCAGGAGTTCATTTCCTTTCACCGATCGGAAAGAAAGTAGAAAATGGAGAATTACTCTATACCATTCACGCAGAGTCCAGCGGAGAATTGGAATACGCCGCCGACTATTTAAAAACGCAAAAAGACATCATTACGATACTTTAA
- a CDS encoding esterase/lipase family protein has translation MRKLSLLILMSFLLTGSLMASGGGSSSKPLTGSYPIVLSHGLFGWGTDSSGVINIVNYWGGMDTYLRNQGASVYAPTKTAAQSNETRGAELRDKINVYMAANGFSKVHVLGHSQGGLDSRYMISNLGMSGKISTLTTLNSPHRGSPIADIVSAVIPSWAKPFVSAVLGVVVQLVYGGGQQDAIKALNSLTTSGMATFNGYTPDKSGVKYYSYGSTITVPDLIQHPLMGILYPACWAGGVFNGQGGANDGLVPATSQKWGTWKGGPSYGILTTGIDHLEASNTLLSGQTWYDVEGYYLAMASNAKANQ, from the coding sequence ATGCGCAAATTAAGCTTATTGATCCTAATGAGTTTCCTTTTAACGGGTTCTTTAATGGCATCCGGCGGCGGGTCTTCTTCTAAGCCGTTAACCGGTTCGTATCCGATCGTACTTTCCCACGGTTTATTCGGTTGGGGAACTGATTCCAGTGGAGTCATCAATATCGTAAATTATTGGGGTGGAATGGACACTTACTTGAGAAATCAAGGCGCAAGTGTTTATGCTCCTACTAAAACGGCGGCTCAGTCCAACGAGACAAGAGGCGCGGAATTAAGAGACAAAATCAACGTCTATATGGCCGCTAACGGATTTAGTAAAGTCCACGTTCTCGGTCACTCACAAGGTGGTTTGGATAGCCGTTACATGATTTCCAACTTGGGCATGTCCGGAAAAATTTCCACTCTGACCACATTGAACTCTCCACACAGAGGAAGTCCAATTGCTGACATCGTAAGCGCAGTGATTCCAAGCTGGGCGAAACCTTTCGTTTCTGCAGTTCTTGGAGTTGTAGTTCAGTTGGTTTACGGCGGCGGACAACAAGACGCGATCAAGGCTTTGAACTCTCTGACTACCAGTGGAATGGCGACCTTCAACGGTTATACTCCTGATAAATCAGGTGTGAAATACTATTCTTACGGTTCAACCATCACTGTTCCTGATCTAATCCAACACCCACTGATGGGAATTCTTTATCCAGCATGCTGGGCGGGTGGAGTTTTTAACGGACAAGGTGGGGCAAACGACGGACTCGTTCCTGCGACTTCTCAGAAATGGGGAACTTGGAAGGGAGGACCTTCTTATGGAATCCTCACTACTGGTATCGATCACCTCGAGGCTTCCAATACACTCCTTTCTGGTCAAACTTGGTATGACGTAGAAGGATATTACCTCGCAATGGCTTCCAACGCCAAAGCGAATCAATAG
- the rssA gene encoding patatin-like phospholipase RssA yields MKKDKKRIVGLALGSGSARGWSHIGVIRVLESYGWKPDIICGTSIGSIVGAFYAAGKLDRLEEWVQTLEWKDILGFMDISFGGGLISGKKLFDFFEKEFKDLNFEHLEKKFGAVATDIDNGAEIWLRDGSVPQAVRASISLPGIFSPVKREERWLVDGGLVNPVPVSLCKAMGAEFVIAVDLNQDLLDRKDSPEEGIEKENNRKSFMSRFWGKDLDENLQKEKDEKPGMIEVMSKSINVMQIRITRSRMAGDPPDLIIAPRLRNIGLMEFHRAKECIEEGKKSAELVASFLESQL; encoded by the coding sequence TTGAAAAAGGATAAAAAAAGAATCGTCGGCCTGGCCCTGGGAAGCGGTTCGGCACGGGGATGGTCGCATATCGGCGTTATACGAGTCTTGGAATCCTACGGTTGGAAACCGGATATCATCTGCGGGACTTCCATCGGATCCATCGTAGGAGCCTTCTACGCCGCGGGAAAGCTGGATCGACTGGAAGAATGGGTCCAAACCTTGGAATGGAAAGATATTTTAGGATTTATGGACATTTCTTTCGGAGGTGGTTTGATTAGCGGAAAGAAACTCTTCGACTTTTTTGAAAAAGAATTCAAAGATCTCAACTTTGAGCACTTAGAAAAAAAATTCGGAGCCGTTGCTACGGACATAGACAACGGAGCCGAGATTTGGCTACGAGATGGTTCTGTTCCACAAGCGGTTCGCGCTTCCATTTCCCTCCCCGGAATTTTTTCCCCCGTAAAAAGAGAAGAACGTTGGTTAGTCGACGGAGGACTTGTAAACCCCGTACCTGTTTCTCTTTGTAAGGCGATGGGCGCGGAATTCGTAATCGCAGTCGATCTCAATCAAGATCTTCTGGATCGGAAGGATTCTCCGGAGGAAGGGATTGAAAAGGAAAACAATCGAAAATCTTTCATGTCCCGTTTCTGGGGAAAGGATTTGGATGAGAATCTCCAAAAGGAAAAGGATGAAAAGCCGGGAATGATCGAAGTGATGTCGAAGAGCATCAACGTTATGCAGATTAGAATCACACGAAGCAGAATGGCAGGAGATCCTCCGGATCTAATCATCGCACCGAGACTCAGAAACATAGGTCTTATGGAATTCCATCGGGCGAAAGAATGTATCGAAGAGGGAAAAAAATCCGCGGAATTGGTCGCAAGTTTTTTAGAAAGTCAGCTCTGA
- a CDS encoding 2-dehydropantoate 2-reductase codes for MKPSFAILGSGSIGTYLGCKLLAAGNSVTLYGRERIQNELKTFGAKITDFSGNEILLPPGSIPFTTSLQGVADADVFLVTVKSKDTKDIAQELGGILEKRQKKHSLSNALPIVISFQNGVRNAEVLKEGLKNLPVEVLAGMVPFNVVSKGNGHFHKGTSGNLVVENSRSGRVIVSVLNRAGLSANTHKNIVGVLWGKLIFNLNNSLNALSGLTLKTEISKPGYRKILSKLMKESLEILRLAEIQPVRSGKMIPGLAPFILTLPDFLFFRIASGMVKIDPEARSSMWEDLVKKRPTEIDSLNGEVIKLADVMGHPAPLNREVVRLIKDAETNPKILNLSAEELAQKMKITLD; via the coding sequence ATGAAACCTTCGTTCGCAATTTTAGGTTCCGGAAGCATCGGTACTTACCTCGGTTGTAAATTGCTGGCCGCAGGCAATTCAGTGACTCTTTACGGTCGCGAAAGAATTCAGAATGAATTGAAAACTTTTGGAGCAAAGATCACAGATTTTTCAGGCAATGAGATCCTTCTTCCTCCCGGTTCGATTCCGTTTACGACTTCTCTACAAGGTGTTGCGGATGCCGATGTTTTCTTGGTTACGGTCAAGTCCAAGGACACAAAGGATATAGCACAAGAACTCGGCGGGATCCTTGAGAAGAGACAAAAGAAACATTCTCTTTCGAATGCGCTTCCCATCGTAATCAGCTTTCAAAACGGAGTGAGAAACGCAGAGGTTTTGAAAGAAGGTTTAAAAAATCTTCCGGTGGAAGTGTTGGCGGGAATGGTTCCCTTTAACGTCGTTTCCAAGGGAAACGGCCACTTTCATAAAGGAACGAGCGGTAATCTTGTGGTCGAAAATTCTCGTTCCGGTCGTGTCATTGTGTCCGTTTTAAATCGAGCCGGCCTTTCGGCTAACACGCATAAAAATATCGTCGGCGTTCTCTGGGGAAAACTCATCTTTAACTTAAATAATTCTTTGAATGCGCTTTCAGGGCTCACCCTAAAAACCGAAATTTCAAAACCGGGATATCGTAAGATTCTCTCGAAGCTCATGAAGGAATCTCTGGAAATCCTGAGACTTGCTGAAATTCAACCGGTGCGTTCCGGAAAGATGATTCCTGGTTTGGCGCCCTTCATATTAACTCTTCCCGATTTTCTTTTTTTTAGAATCGCTTCCGGAATGGTGAAGATTGATCCGGAGGCGCGTTCTTCTATGTGGGAGGATTTGGTGAAAAAACGACCGACCGAGATCGATTCTCTCAATGGAGAAGTGATCAAATTGGCCGACGTGATGGGACATCCTGCACCTCTCAATCGTGAGGTAGTCCGATTGATTAAGGATGCGGAGACAAATCCGAAGATTCTGAACTTGAGTGCGGAAGAACTCGCGCAAAAAATGAAAATTACATTGGATTAG
- a CDS encoding tetratricopeptide repeat protein, giving the protein MKKIISNFRIFLHFSFITTLLFFLFSNCNKKDSISILEIRDLTEKDNLVEALQKAEETLKQKGDTAELLYVRGWIRYLQKNQDGAQKDFIKCLSLDPKSLDCKRGLGLVFESNKEYKEAEKTFQEALLIAKEKGPDHEAILHENLGSLYLRQNLRKQSLSEFQNSISLSDKGDAYYGFSLCLIMEGNSEGAIASLEKGVTKAFRGKALKSESHFLLSKFYFEKRKDPVKAEEEIKKAIEIFPLHKEYLNALQTYTKERIKADL; this is encoded by the coding sequence ATGAAAAAAATAATTTCAAACTTTAGAATTTTCCTACATTTTTCGTTTATTACAACTTTATTATTCTTCTTGTTTTCGAACTGCAATAAAAAGGATTCGATTTCGATTTTAGAAATTCGAGACCTCACCGAAAAAGACAATCTCGTCGAAGCGCTTCAAAAGGCAGAAGAAACCTTAAAACAAAAAGGGGACACCGCGGAGCTTCTCTACGTTCGAGGTTGGATTCGTTATCTCCAAAAAAATCAGGACGGCGCGCAGAAAGATTTTATCAAGTGTCTTTCCTTGGATCCGAAATCCTTGGATTGCAAACGCGGGTTAGGACTCGTCTTCGAATCCAATAAAGAATACAAAGAGGCAGAAAAAACCTTTCAAGAAGCGCTCTTGATCGCAAAGGAAAAGGGACCCGATCACGAAGCGATTCTTCATGAGAATTTAGGAAGTCTTTATCTTAGACAAAATCTGAGGAAACAAAGTCTGAGCGAATTTCAAAACTCAATTTCCCTTTCCGATAAAGGAGACGCGTATTACGGATTTAGTCTTTGTCTTATCATGGAAGGAAATTCGGAAGGCGCGATCGCCTCCTTGGAAAAAGGAGTTACCAAAGCTTTCCGAGGCAAGGCTCTGAAATCGGAATCCCACTTTTTGTTATCTAAATTTTATTTTGAAAAGAGAAAAGATCCAGTCAAAGCTGAAGAAGAAATCAAAAAGGCGATCGAGATTTTTCCCCTCCATAAAGAATATCTGAACGCTTTACAAACTTATACAAAGGAAAGAATCAAAGCTGATCTTTGA
- a CDS encoding DUF2062 domain-containing protein — protein sequence MIKAVYRLIHQQIILPFQQSHAPVKEVCLGTSIGLFWSLTPLIGIQMYLGLITWILLRIVGIRFYMPIAIAMIWITNPVTLPFFYYVFYVTGAFAYNILGWNIAFMSFDRILEVINHSSSMELYEGLKYWSSFLINDMGAPMFLGGFLIGIPSAFAGYPITKSLLNGFREKQAAKEGLSLKEWEEKYVRKEAVRNKSIWNILKS from the coding sequence ATGATAAAAGCAGTTTATAGACTCATACACCAACAGATCATCCTTCCCTTTCAACAATCACACGCGCCGGTAAAGGAAGTCTGCTTAGGAACCTCGATCGGACTTTTTTGGTCTCTCACTCCTCTGATCGGAATTCAAATGTATCTTGGACTAATCACTTGGATTCTTCTTAGAATCGTAGGAATCCGTTTTTATATGCCGATCGCAATCGCTATGATTTGGATTACGAATCCGGTCACGCTTCCATTTTTCTATTACGTCTTCTATGTCACAGGCGCTTTCGCCTACAACATTCTCGGTTGGAATATAGCTTTTATGAGTTTTGATCGTATCTTAGAAGTGATCAATCATTCCAGTTCGATGGAATTATACGAAGGTTTAAAATACTGGAGTTCATTTTTGATAAACGACATGGGCGCGCCGATGTTCCTGGGAGGGTTTTTAATAGGAATTCCTTCCGCATTTGCGGGATATCCGATCACAAAATCGTTGCTAAACGGATTTCGCGAAAAACAGGCGGCAAAAGAAGGACTTAGTCTTAAAGAATGGGAAGAAAAATATGTCCGTAAAGAAGCGGTAAGAAATAAATCAATTTGGAATATTCTAAAAAGCTAA
- a CDS encoding N-acyl-D-amino-acid deacylase family protein, whose translation MKTYDWIIKNGLFFDGTGAPPAIRHLGIRDGKLIEISDSPLNEEASEKVCEARGHWVTPGFIDFHTHYDAEIEAAPSLSESLRHGVTTVTLGSCSLSLALGTPEDLADMFSRVEAIPRDQVLPLLQKKKTWNTLKEYTDHLNQLPLGPNVTSFVGHSSIRAYVMGLERSLSKNVKPTQEEMNRMKALLQEGIDAGYLGLSINTLRWDKMDGTRFRSKPLPSTFASWSEFRSFNQILRKNGKIFQGVPNVSTKVNVLLFFWESIGVFRKKLKTTIISLMDPRSNRTLYLLVAGLARLINRFLGADFRFQALPEIFDLYADGVDVVVFEEFGAGTAAIHLADLVERKKLLLDKGYRKWFRKQWTNFFLPRVFHRDFNQATVVECPDSSLIGKTFYQISKQRKEHVVDTFLNLCAEYGNDIRWYTVIANDRPGPLKFIISHPDVLIGFSDAGAHLRGMAHYNFPLRMLRLVNDAIREGKPFLTLEKAIWRLTGEIADWFGIDAGRLQKGSRADIVIINPEGLDNSVEEIHEAPLEELGGIVRLVRRNDKAVDAVFVNGILCVQKGNVLEDVGKKHGLGKFLSAR comes from the coding sequence ATGAAGACCTATGATTGGATTATAAAAAACGGCCTTTTTTTCGACGGAACGGGGGCTCCTCCTGCCATCCGGCACCTCGGAATTCGGGATGGAAAGCTGATTGAGATCAGCGATTCTCCTTTGAACGAAGAGGCTTCGGAAAAGGTTTGCGAAGCGCGAGGACATTGGGTCACTCCGGGTTTTATCGATTTTCACACACATTATGACGCGGAAATCGAAGCGGCGCCTTCTCTTTCGGAATCGCTTCGGCACGGGGTTACGACCGTCACGCTCGGAAGTTGTTCGTTGAGTCTCGCTCTGGGCACTCCTGAGGATTTGGCGGATATGTTCTCCCGAGTTGAGGCGATTCCCAGAGACCAAGTGCTTCCACTTTTACAAAAGAAAAAAACTTGGAATACTCTGAAAGAATACACGGATCATTTAAACCAATTACCCCTTGGACCGAATGTAACTTCCTTTGTTGGCCATTCTTCAATTCGCGCTTATGTTATGGGTCTAGAAAGGTCTTTGAGTAAAAACGTTAAACCGACTCAAGAAGAAATGAATCGGATGAAAGCCCTTCTTCAAGAAGGAATCGATGCGGGATATCTTGGTCTTTCGATCAATACGCTTCGCTGGGATAAAATGGATGGAACCCGTTTTCGAAGCAAACCCCTTCCCTCTACGTTTGCATCTTGGTCTGAATTCAGAAGTTTTAATCAGATTCTTAGAAAGAATGGAAAAATCTTTCAAGGTGTGCCTAACGTTTCCACCAAGGTTAATGTCCTTTTATTTTTCTGGGAAAGTATCGGGGTCTTTCGTAAAAAATTAAAAACGACGATCATTTCTTTGATGGATCCGAGATCGAATCGAACTCTTTATCTTCTCGTCGCCGGTCTTGCGCGCCTGATCAATCGATTCTTAGGCGCCGACTTTCGCTTTCAGGCATTGCCTGAAATTTTCGACCTTTATGCGGACGGAGTCGACGTTGTCGTCTTTGAAGAATTCGGAGCGGGGACGGCCGCGATACACCTCGCAGATCTCGTAGAACGAAAGAAATTACTTCTCGATAAAGGTTATCGAAAGTGGTTTCGAAAACAATGGACCAATTTTTTTCTTCCGAGAGTTTTTCACCGCGACTTCAATCAGGCAACCGTTGTGGAATGTCCGGATTCTTCTCTGATTGGTAAAACGTTTTATCAAATCTCGAAACAAAGAAAAGAACACGTCGTTGATACGTTTCTCAATCTCTGCGCGGAATATGGAAATGATATTCGTTGGTACACCGTCATCGCGAACGATAGACCGGGGCCTTTGAAATTCATCATCAGTCACCCGGACGTCCTCATTGGATTTTCTGATGCAGGCGCGCATCTTCGCGGGATGGCTCATTACAACTTTCCTCTTCGTATGTTAAGACTCGTGAACGATGCGATACGAGAAGGTAAACCGTTCTTAACTTTGGAAAAAGCGATCTGGAGATTGACCGGTGAAATTGCGGATTGGTTTGGAATCGACGCCGGACGTCTCCAAAAAGGTTCTCGCGCCGATATCGTAATCATAAACCCGGAAGGTCTGGATAACTCCGTGGAAGAAATTCACGAAGCTCCTCTGGAAGAATTAGGTGGGATCGTTCGTTTAGTTAGACGAAACGATAAAGCGGTCGATGCTGTTTTCGTAAACGGAATTCTCTGCGTTCAAAAAGGAAACGTTTTGGAAGATGTTGGAAAGAAACATGGGTTGGGAAAATTCTTATCAGCTCGATGA
- a CDS encoding MBL fold metallo-hydrolase RNA specificity domain-containing protein — protein MSSPVQIHFLGASGTVTGSKYLIDTGKTKILVDCGLFQGLKELRLLNWSTLPVNASEIDWVLLSHGHLDHTGYIPRLVKQGFRGKILGSAPTLEITEIILKDSGKIQEEEADRANRGGYSKHKPAVPLYDLKEATASLTYLHSSELDHWKDLGEGVRARFQYNGHILGATFIEMEIFGKLFVFSGDIGRPEDFLLYPPHKPKKADYLFIESTYGNRIHPKNPEEQLTKILNETLERKGTVIMPSFAVERAQSLMYLLWKLKSESKIPDVPMIMDSPMGRNVFEVFQTHTKWHKLSPVECSQIWDSFRKTESMKETQQFAEDRSPKIVIAGSGMATGGRVLTYLQNYLEDSNSTVLLCGFQAAGTRGRQLQEGNHEIKIYGKFYKVKAQVQLIEGLSSHADQIEIIDWLSALENKPIETFIVHGEKGASDALRVKLADHFNWKCNVPNLFDIIELEL, from the coding sequence ATGAGTTCACCCGTTCAAATTCATTTCTTAGGCGCTTCCGGAACAGTCACCGGTTCCAAGTATCTGATCGACACAGGCAAAACCAAAATCCTCGTCGACTGCGGACTTTTCCAGGGCCTCAAAGAACTCAGACTTCTAAATTGGAGCACACTTCCCGTAAATGCATCCGAAATCGACTGGGTTCTACTCTCACATGGTCACCTCGATCATACAGGTTATATCCCGAGACTCGTCAAACAAGGGTTTCGCGGTAAAATTCTCGGGAGCGCTCCCACTCTTGAAATCACGGAAATTATTTTAAAAGATTCCGGTAAAATTCAAGAGGAAGAAGCTGACCGAGCCAATAGAGGCGGTTATTCAAAGCACAAACCTGCAGTTCCTTTATACGATCTTAAAGAGGCAACGGCTTCTCTTACCTATCTTCATTCTTCCGAATTGGATCATTGGAAGGATTTGGGTGAAGGTGTTCGTGCTAGATTTCAATACAACGGACACATTCTCGGTGCCACCTTCATCGAGATGGAGATTTTCGGGAAGTTATTCGTTTTTTCGGGAGACATCGGAAGACCGGAAGACTTTCTTTTGTATCCTCCACACAAACCTAAAAAAGCGGATTATCTTTTTATCGAAAGTACTTACGGCAACAGAATTCATCCTAAAAATCCGGAAGAGCAATTAACAAAAATATTAAACGAAACTCTGGAAAGAAAAGGAACCGTGATCATGCCGAGCTTTGCCGTAGAAAGAGCGCAAAGTCTGATGTATCTTCTTTGGAAATTAAAATCCGAATCTAAAATTCCGGACGTTCCAATGATCATGGATAGTCCGATGGGAAGAAACGTTTTCGAAGTGTTTCAAACACATACGAAATGGCACAAACTTTCTCCAGTTGAATGTTCCCAAATTTGGGATTCCTTTCGTAAAACGGAGTCGATGAAAGAAACACAACAATTCGCCGAAGATCGTTCTCCTAAAATCGTGATCGCAGGAAGCGGAATGGCGACCGGCGGACGGGTTCTTACCTATCTTCAAAATTATTTGGAAGATTCGAATTCCACGGTTCTATTGTGCGGTTTTCAAGCCGCAGGTACGAGAGGAAGACAACTACAAGAAGGAAATCATGAAATTAAAATCTACGGCAAATTCTACAAAGTTAAGGCGCAGGTTCAGTTGATAGAAGGCCTTTCTTCTCACGCCGATCAAATTGAAATCATAGATTGGTTGAGCGCATTGGAAAACAAACCGATAGAAACCTTTATCGTTCACGGAGAAAAAGGCGCGTCCGACGCGCTGAGAGTGAAGTTAGCTGATCATTTCAATTGGAAATGCAACGTGCCCAATTTATTCGATATCATAGAGTTGGAATTATAG